The following are encoded in a window of Prochlorococcus marinus str. MIT 1013 genomic DNA:
- a CDS encoding phosphatidate cytidylyltransferase produces MFLSVSKKRLLSGLLVGAFGFLIVSLGDWWFSIAISLIVHLALLEFFRMAEFTGIRPATKTTLLACQILLFFTQLSSQGYISIEISDAILPLSGAAICGWLLLQPVTGSIADVAASIFGLFYLGFLPSHWIKLRNLLETDLTNNVNLIPTDWSSSITFGMLITFSTCFMIVGFDIGSYFVGKKFGNHLLSPISPSKTIEGVIGGLLFSILIGAFFGYLLRWEFGIFIGIFIGILVALFSLVGDLTESMLKRNAGLKDSGNFLPGHGGILDRIDSYLFTPAIVFYIVILLSPLIIS; encoded by the coding sequence ATGTTTTTATCTGTTTCGAAAAAGAGATTATTAAGTGGACTTTTAGTTGGAGCTTTTGGTTTTTTAATAGTTTCTCTTGGTGATTGGTGGTTTTCTATTGCAATAAGTTTAATTGTCCATTTAGCTCTTCTAGAGTTCTTTCGTATGGCAGAATTTACTGGTATAAGACCAGCTACTAAGACAACATTGTTAGCCTGTCAAATATTACTTTTCTTCACGCAATTATCTTCTCAGGGATATATTTCTATTGAAATATCAGATGCTATTTTGCCATTATCTGGCGCTGCTATCTGTGGTTGGTTATTGCTCCAGCCTGTTACTGGTTCAATTGCGGATGTAGCAGCATCAATATTCGGTTTATTTTATTTAGGTTTCTTGCCAAGTCATTGGATTAAGTTAAGAAATCTTTTAGAAACTGATCTAACCAATAATGTTAACTTGATTCCTACTGATTGGTCGTCATCTATTACTTTTGGAATGCTAATAACTTTTTCTACATGTTTTATGATCGTTGGATTTGATATAGGATCTTATTTTGTAGGTAAGAAATTTGGCAATCATTTATTATCTCCAATTTCACCTTCTAAAACTATAGAGGGAGTAATTGGTGGATTATTGTTTTCAATATTAATAGGAGCCTTCTTTGGATATCTACTTAGATGGGAATTTGGAATATTTATTGGAATATTTATTGGTATTTTAGTCGCATTATTTTCTCTGGTTGGAGACCTTACAGAATCGATGTTGAAACGGAATGCAGGATTAAAAGATTCAGGTAATTTTTTACCTGGTCATGGAGGTATTCTTGATAGAATAGATAGCTATTTATTTACTCCAGCAATTGTATTTTATATTGTAATTTTATTATCACCATTAATTATTTCCTGA